A genomic region of Micromonospora sp. NBC_01796 contains the following coding sequences:
- a CDS encoding UDP-N-acetylmuramoyl-L-alanyl-D-glutamate--2,6-diaminopimelate ligase has product MPGNPRPRTVIPIRLRELADRLGVQPPDDPALAVTGVTHASGEVRPGDLYAALPGSRRHGAEFVSAAVAAGAVAVLTDPEGTPAAIAAGLPVLVVPDPRAVLGTVAAEVYGEPTAGLIMIGITGTAGKTSTAYLVESGLRAAGHVTGLIGTVETRLGDLRVDSIRTTPEATDLHAMFAAAREQGVTAVVMEVSSHALAMGRVGGVRFTAGGYTNFGQDHLDFHTDADDYFAAKARLFDGRCDVEVLNLDDRALRPLFKPATVSYSAAGDPDATWRATGISGSGYAQRFTVLGPDGLALDTTVALPGRHNVANALLAIALLVAADVDPATATAGVAACAGVPGRLELVEAPGPVRGVVDYAHKPDAVVAVLAALRELTAGGGRVICLIGAGGDRDRQKRPVMGAAAARGADLVIVTDDNPRTEDPAAIRAEVVLGARAVGDGARILELAGRRAAIDEAVRLAEPGDVVAVLGKGHERGQEVAGQVYPFDDKVELAAALTARFGHLVEQR; this is encoded by the coding sequence GTGCCCGGCAATCCACGTCCACGCACGGTGATTCCGATCCGGCTCCGCGAACTCGCCGACCGGCTCGGGGTCCAACCGCCTGACGACCCCGCCCTGGCGGTGACCGGGGTGACCCACGCCAGTGGCGAGGTCCGACCCGGTGACCTCTACGCGGCGCTGCCCGGATCACGCCGTCACGGCGCGGAGTTCGTGTCGGCGGCGGTCGCGGCCGGCGCGGTGGCCGTACTGACCGATCCGGAGGGAACCCCGGCCGCGATCGCCGCCGGACTCCCGGTGCTGGTCGTACCGGACCCCCGCGCGGTGCTCGGCACCGTGGCCGCCGAGGTCTACGGGGAGCCCACCGCCGGGCTGATCATGATCGGCATCACCGGTACCGCAGGGAAGACCTCCACCGCGTACCTGGTCGAGTCGGGGCTGCGGGCCGCGGGCCACGTCACCGGCCTGATCGGCACGGTGGAGACCCGGCTCGGCGACCTGCGGGTGGACAGCATCCGTACCACCCCGGAGGCCACCGACCTGCACGCCATGTTCGCCGCCGCCCGGGAGCAGGGGGTGACCGCGGTGGTGATGGAGGTTTCCAGCCACGCGCTGGCCATGGGGCGGGTCGGCGGGGTCCGGTTCACCGCCGGTGGTTACACCAACTTCGGCCAGGACCACCTCGACTTCCACACCGACGCGGACGACTACTTCGCGGCCAAGGCCCGGCTGTTCGACGGCCGGTGCGACGTCGAGGTGCTCAACCTCGACGACAGGGCGCTGCGCCCGCTGTTCAAGCCGGCCACGGTCAGCTACTCGGCCGCCGGTGACCCGGACGCCACCTGGCGGGCCACCGGGATCAGCGGCTCGGGTTACGCCCAGCGGTTCACCGTCCTCGGCCCGGACGGGCTGGCGCTGGACACGACGGTGGCGCTGCCCGGTCGGCACAACGTGGCCAACGCGCTGCTCGCGATCGCCCTGCTGGTCGCCGCCGACGTGGACCCGGCGACCGCGACGGCCGGAGTGGCCGCGTGTGCGGGGGTGCCGGGCCGGCTGGAGTTGGTCGAGGCGCCCGGCCCGGTCCGCGGCGTGGTCGACTACGCCCACAAACCGGACGCGGTGGTCGCCGTACTGGCCGCCCTGCGTGAACTGACCGCGGGAGGTGGCCGGGTGATCTGCCTGATCGGCGCCGGTGGTGATCGGGACCGGCAGAAACGGCCGGTGATGGGTGCCGCCGCCGCGCGCGGTGCCGACCTGGTCATCGTCACCGACGACAACCCGCGTACCGAGGATCCGGCCGCGATCCGGGCCGAGGTCGTCCTCGGCGCGCGGGCCGTCGGCGACGGCGCCCGGATCCTGGAACTGGCCGGCCGACGGGCCGCCATCGACGAGGCGGTACGTCTGGCCGAGCCCGGCGACGTGGTCGCGGTGCTGGGCAAGGGACACGAGCGCGGGCAGGAGGTCGCCGGGCAGGTGTACCCGTTCGACGACAAGGTCGAGCTGGCGGCGGCGCTGACCGCCCGGTTCGGGCACCTGGTGGAGCAGCGATGA
- a CDS encoding FtsW/RodA/SpoVE family cell cycle protein: MTGEQPRQPAAGGRTTGSPGPGPKRPPGPGQADLDLAGGLAALRGLLDRPLASYYLLLSSAGLLLVIGLTMVFSATSVTEYAEGGNAFGALAKQTVFAVIGLVAFWACQRLPARTFRALGRPVLALAVGLLLVLNGLLLLFPYGDPDDKEGKLGPLMASLNWLHLGPVQVQPSELAKFALVLWGADLIARKGAALGYWRELALPLFPVVGLLFLLVGYNDLGTMLCLLAVVVGLLWAAGVRMRVFAVLSMLGLAGVGLLVAAASGGGGSGTDGADNYRLLRLTSFLNPPENCAEDACYQAREALLAIDHGGWFGVGLGRGTGKWNWLPMAHNDFIFAVVAEELGVVGCAVVLALFAVLTYSGLRIARRVDDPFRRLAAAAATTWLVTQAIINVGGVTGMLPITGLPLPFISDGGSALVVTLAAIGMLASFARAEPDAARALNARPPARWVRLVWAPLPPLSTGRRTGSSPGAAARDAESRSGKRRDGQARPDGGRAPGGRAARERAGSANERRR, encoded by the coding sequence ATGACGGGCGAGCAGCCGCGGCAGCCGGCCGCCGGCGGACGTACGACAGGATCGCCTGGACCGGGCCCGAAGCGACCGCCCGGTCCCGGCCAGGCGGACCTCGACCTGGCCGGCGGCCTGGCCGCCCTGCGCGGGCTGCTGGACCGCCCGCTGGCCTCCTACTACCTGCTGCTGTCCAGCGCCGGCCTGCTGCTGGTGATCGGGCTGACCATGGTCTTCTCCGCCACCAGCGTCACCGAGTACGCCGAGGGCGGCAACGCCTTCGGCGCGCTGGCCAAGCAGACCGTCTTCGCGGTGATCGGGCTGGTCGCCTTCTGGGCCTGCCAACGCCTGCCGGCGCGGACCTTCCGTGCCCTGGGCCGGCCGGTCCTCGCCCTGGCGGTGGGCCTGCTGCTGGTGCTCAACGGACTGCTGCTGCTGTTTCCGTACGGGGATCCCGACGACAAGGAAGGCAAGCTCGGCCCGTTGATGGCCAGCCTGAACTGGCTGCATCTGGGCCCGGTCCAGGTGCAGCCCTCGGAACTGGCGAAGTTCGCCCTGGTGCTCTGGGGCGCCGACCTGATCGCCCGCAAGGGCGCCGCGCTGGGCTACTGGCGCGAACTGGCGCTGCCACTGTTCCCGGTCGTCGGCCTGCTCTTCCTGCTGGTCGGGTACAACGACCTCGGCACCATGCTCTGCCTGCTCGCCGTGGTGGTCGGCCTGCTCTGGGCTGCCGGGGTACGGATGCGGGTCTTCGCCGTCCTGTCGATGCTCGGGCTGGCCGGGGTCGGCCTGCTGGTCGCCGCCGCCTCCGGCGGTGGCGGTTCGGGCACCGACGGTGCCGACAACTACCGCCTGCTGCGGCTCACCTCGTTCCTGAACCCGCCGGAGAACTGCGCCGAGGACGCCTGTTACCAGGCCCGGGAGGCGCTGCTCGCGATCGACCACGGCGGCTGGTTCGGGGTCGGGCTGGGCCGGGGGACCGGCAAGTGGAACTGGCTGCCGATGGCGCACAACGACTTCATCTTCGCGGTCGTCGCCGAGGAACTGGGCGTGGTCGGGTGCGCGGTGGTGCTCGCCCTGTTCGCCGTGCTGACGTACAGCGGACTGCGGATCGCCCGGCGGGTCGACGACCCGTTCCGGCGGCTCGCCGCCGCCGCCGCGACCACCTGGCTGGTCACCCAGGCGATCATCAACGTCGGCGGGGTCACCGGGATGCTGCCGATCACCGGCCTTCCGCTCCCGTTCATCTCCGACGGCGGAAGTGCCCTGGTGGTGACCCTCGCCGCGATCGGGATGCTCGCCTCGTTCGCCCGCGCCGAACCGGACGCCGCCCGAGCGCTGAACGCCCGCCCGCCGGCCCGATGGGTACGACTAGTCTGGGCCCCGTTGCCGCCGCTTTCCACGGGCCGGCGCACGGGATCGAGTCCCGGTGCCGCCGCCCGTGATGCCGAGTCCCGATCGGGTAAGCGGCGCGACGGGCAGGCTCGGCCGGACGGTGGTCGGGCGCCGGGTGGTCGGGCGGCACGGGAGCGTGCCGGCTCGGCGAACGAGAGGAGACGCTGA
- a CDS encoding MurT ligase domain-containing protein: MPLRAKVASSVSRTAAALSRAAGRGDGSVIGGWIGLKIDPDLLAHLSAGRAIALISGTNGKTTTTRLTAAAVGVLGPVATNSFGANMPSGHTSALAKAGNTPYAVLEVDEHYLAQVLEATEPHVVALLNLSRDQLDRAKEVSMMAQLWRSALVRYPELRVVANADDPMVVWAATPPEMRSGNLNTPTVTWFSAGQRWHDDSWVCPECGSPIERAQDQWWCTGCWLRRPEPQWVVEDDGVLDPSGAWHKVVLQLPGQVNLGNAATALAVAAEFGVRPADAVSRLGGVASVAGRYAQVLRDGRNIRLLLAKNPASWLEAFDMADDAPTLLSINARDPDGLDTSWLFDVDFAPLRGRQVLITGDRAYDLAVRLDVNQVPFRHVRTFTEAISAVPPGRLEVIANYTAFQDIRAELDRVN, translated from the coding sequence ATGCCCCTACGGGCGAAGGTGGCCAGCTCCGTGTCGCGTACGGCGGCGGCGCTGTCCCGGGCCGCCGGCCGCGGCGACGGCTCGGTGATCGGCGGCTGGATCGGCCTGAAGATCGATCCGGACCTGCTGGCGCACCTGTCGGCCGGCCGGGCCATCGCCCTCATCTCCGGGACCAACGGCAAGACCACCACCACCCGACTGACCGCCGCCGCCGTGGGTGTACTCGGCCCGGTGGCCACCAACTCCTTCGGCGCCAACATGCCCAGCGGGCACACCTCCGCGCTGGCCAAGGCGGGCAACACCCCGTACGCGGTGCTGGAGGTCGACGAGCACTACCTGGCCCAGGTCCTCGAGGCCACCGAGCCGCACGTGGTCGCCCTGCTCAACCTCTCCCGCGACCAGCTCGACCGGGCCAAGGAGGTCAGCATGATGGCCCAGCTCTGGCGGTCCGCCCTGGTGCGGTACCCGGAGCTGCGGGTGGTGGCCAACGCCGACGACCCGATGGTGGTCTGGGCCGCGACCCCGCCGGAGATGCGCAGCGGGAACCTGAACACCCCGACGGTCACCTGGTTCAGCGCCGGGCAGCGCTGGCACGACGACTCGTGGGTCTGCCCCGAGTGCGGCTCGCCGATCGAGCGGGCCCAGGACCAGTGGTGGTGCACCGGCTGCTGGCTGCGCCGACCCGAGCCGCAGTGGGTGGTCGAGGACGACGGTGTGCTCGACCCGTCCGGTGCCTGGCACAAGGTGGTGCTCCAACTCCCCGGCCAGGTCAACCTCGGCAACGCGGCCACCGCGCTGGCCGTCGCCGCCGAGTTCGGCGTACGGCCGGCCGACGCGGTGAGCCGGCTGGGCGGGGTCGCCTCGGTCGCCGGCCGGTACGCCCAGGTCCTCCGCGACGGGCGCAACATCCGGCTGCTGCTGGCGAAGAACCCGGCGAGCTGGCTGGAGGCCTTCGACATGGCCGACGACGCGCCGACCCTGCTGTCCATCAACGCCCGCGACCCCGACGGGCTGGACACCTCGTGGCTGTTCGACGTGGACTTCGCCCCGCTGCGCGGCCGACAGGTGCTGATCACCGGCGACCGGGCGTACGACCTGGCGGTCCGGTTGGACGTGAACCAGGTGCCGTTCCGGCACGTACGGACCTTCACCGAGGCGATCTCGGCGGTGCCGCCGGGACGACTCGAGGTGATCGCGAACTACACCGCCTTCCAGGACATCCGAGCGGAGTTGGACCGTGTCAACTAA
- the mraZ gene encoding division/cell wall cluster transcriptional repressor MraZ encodes MFLGTHTPRLDEKGRLILPAKFRDELAGGVVITKGQERCLYVFPTPEFQRIADQLREQPMTHKAARAYSRVFFASAHDEVPDKQGRVTIPGHLREYAALDRELVVIGASTRVEIWDKRAWETYLAESEDDFADIEEGVLPGGL; translated from the coding sequence GTGTTTCTCGGCACTCATACCCCGCGCCTGGACGAAAAGGGCCGGCTGATTCTTCCGGCCAAGTTCCGGGACGAGCTGGCGGGAGGTGTCGTGATCACCAAAGGGCAGGAGCGCTGCCTGTACGTCTTTCCGACGCCCGAGTTCCAGCGGATCGCGGATCAGCTGCGCGAGCAGCCCATGACGCACAAGGCCGCCCGGGCGTACAGCCGGGTGTTCTTCGCCAGCGCGCACGACGAGGTGCCGGACAAGCAGGGCCGGGTGACTATTCCGGGCCACCTGCGGGAATACGCGGCGCTCGACCGGGAGCTGGTGGTCATCGGCGCCAGCACCAGGGTGGAGATCTGGGACAAGCGCGCCTGGGAGACCTACCTCGCGGAAAGCGAAGACGACTTCGCCGACATCGAGGAGGGGGTGTTGCCCGGCGGGCTGTAG
- the rsmH gene encoding 16S rRNA (cytosine(1402)-N(4))-methyltransferase RsmH, which produces MGELRGTHVPVLLERCLELLAPALDRGDRTIHVDATLGLAGHAEAVLAAYPRTILIGLDRDPEALAHARARLARYADRIHLVHAVYDELPDVLDRLGYPTVDGVLFDLGVSSLQLDAPDRGFAYAQDAPLDMRMDQTRGVTAEEIVNSYSHGELARVLRLYGEERFAGRIASAIIRERERSRITSSAFLAELVRDSIPAAARRTGGHPAKRSFQALRIEVNRELAALETALPAALDALAVGGRLVVLSYHSLEDRITKQAFAGRARSTGPVDLPVELPGTGPTLRLLNRSAELPTEAEVAANPRAASVRLRAAERIDPDRATGPAENRRADRERPRRRVKALHAPGAVAPGRSNVDREKGPSGPGDEGGTAVEGEGS; this is translated from the coding sequence ATGGGGGAGCTGCGCGGCACGCACGTGCCAGTGTTGCTTGAGCGGTGTCTCGAGCTGCTCGCCCCCGCGCTGGACCGGGGCGACCGTACGATCCACGTCGACGCGACGCTCGGCCTCGCCGGCCACGCCGAGGCGGTGCTGGCCGCGTACCCGCGGACGATCCTGATCGGGCTCGACCGTGACCCCGAGGCCCTGGCACACGCCCGGGCCCGGCTGGCCCGGTACGCCGACCGGATCCACCTGGTGCACGCGGTCTACGACGAGCTGCCGGACGTGCTCGACCGGCTCGGTTATCCCACGGTCGACGGCGTGCTGTTCGACCTCGGGGTGTCGTCGCTGCAACTCGACGCGCCCGACCGCGGGTTCGCCTACGCCCAGGACGCGCCGCTGGACATGCGGATGGACCAGACCCGCGGGGTGACCGCGGAGGAGATCGTCAACAGCTACTCGCACGGTGAACTCGCCCGGGTGCTCCGGCTCTACGGCGAGGAACGGTTCGCCGGTCGGATCGCCTCGGCGATCATCCGGGAACGGGAACGGTCCCGGATCACCTCCTCGGCGTTCCTCGCCGAGCTGGTTCGGGACTCGATTCCGGCGGCTGCCCGCCGTACCGGTGGGCACCCGGCAAAAAGATCGTTTCAAGCGTTGCGGATCGAGGTAAACCGGGAGCTGGCCGCGCTGGAGACAGCGCTGCCGGCCGCGTTGGACGCGCTCGCGGTGGGCGGTCGGCTGGTGGTGCTGTCGTACCACTCGCTGGAGGACCGGATCACCAAGCAGGCGTTCGCCGGCCGGGCCCGGAGCACCGGTCCGGTCGACCTGCCGGTCGAACTGCCCGGCACCGGTCCGACGCTGCGCCTGCTCAACCGCAGCGCGGAGTTGCCGACCGAGGCGGAGGTCGCGGCCAATCCGCGAGCCGCCTCGGTGCGACTGCGGGCAGCGGAACGGATCGATCCGGACCGGGCGACCGGGCCGGCGGAGAACAGGCGGGCCGACCGCGAACGGCCCCGTCGACGGGTGAAGGCATTGCACGCCCCCGGTGCCGTGGCGCCGGGACGGTCCAACGTGGACCGGGAGAAGGGGCCATCGGGGCCAGGGGACGAAGGCGGGACGGCAGTAGAGGGGGAGGGATCATGA
- the mraY gene encoding phospho-N-acetylmuramoyl-pentapeptide-transferase, translated as MRAVIVAIGVSFLVSLFGTPLAIKLFTRLKAGQPIRAEGPIMHQGKKGTPTMGGVVFIIATVIAYVAGHLALTTLPSQQIAQVQPTITALVLLGLMVFAGAVGFIDDFLKVRKRNSAGLNKRGKLLGQILVGAVFGVIALYFPSTNGQTVGSTTLSFIRDINALEVGKIASVIIFIFVVMASTNGVNLTDGLDGLATGASVMVLAAYALIAFWQYRHWCADPDYNIRPSTYCYEVRDPLEIALIAGAAAGACVGFLWWNTSPARIFMGDTGALGLGGLIGGMAMSTRTVLLLPIIGGLFVIITMSVVIQIISFRTTGKRVFRMSPLQHHFELAGWSEVNIVVRFWIIAGIGVAIALGLFYSDFLAAVT; from the coding sequence GTGAGGGCGGTCATCGTCGCCATCGGCGTGTCCTTCCTGGTGTCGCTCTTCGGTACGCCGCTGGCGATCAAGCTGTTCACCCGGCTCAAGGCGGGCCAGCCGATCCGGGCCGAGGGCCCGATCATGCACCAGGGCAAGAAGGGCACCCCGACCATGGGCGGGGTGGTGTTCATCATCGCCACGGTGATCGCGTACGTCGCCGGTCACCTGGCCCTGACCACGCTGCCGAGCCAGCAGATCGCCCAGGTGCAACCGACCATCACCGCGCTGGTGCTGCTGGGCCTGATGGTCTTCGCCGGTGCGGTCGGTTTCATCGACGACTTCCTGAAGGTCCGCAAGCGCAACAGCGCCGGGCTGAACAAGCGCGGCAAGCTGCTGGGGCAGATCCTGGTCGGCGCGGTGTTCGGGGTGATCGCGCTCTACTTCCCCAGCACCAACGGGCAGACCGTGGGCTCCACGACGCTGTCGTTCATCCGGGACATCAACGCGCTCGAGGTCGGCAAGATCGCCTCGGTGATCATCTTCATCTTCGTGGTGATGGCCTCGACCAACGGGGTGAACCTGACCGACGGGCTCGACGGCCTGGCCACCGGCGCCTCGGTGATGGTGCTCGCCGCGTACGCGTTGATCGCGTTCTGGCAGTACCGGCACTGGTGCGCCGACCCCGACTACAACATCCGCCCCTCGACCTACTGCTACGAGGTACGCGACCCGCTGGAGATCGCACTGATAGCCGGGGCCGCGGCCGGGGCCTGTGTCGGCTTCCTGTGGTGGAACACCTCCCCGGCGCGGATCTTCATGGGTGACACCGGCGCGCTCGGCCTGGGCGGGTTGATCGGTGGCATGGCGATGTCCACCCGTACGGTGCTGCTCCTGCCGATCATCGGTGGCCTCTTCGTGATCATCACGATGTCGGTGGTGATCCAGATCATCTCGTTCCGGACCACGGGCAAACGCGTGTTCCGGATGTCCCCGCTGCAACACCACTTCGAACTGGCGGGGTGGAGCGAGGTCAATATCGTGGTCAGGTTCTGGATCATCGCCGGGATCGGGGTCGCGATCGCCCTGGGCCTGTTCTACAGCGATTTCCTCGCCGCCGTCACCTGA
- a CDS encoding UDP-N-acetylmuramoyl-tripeptide--D-alanyl-D-alanine ligase yields the protein MIALTLAEVAAAVDGRLVGADPTARVTGPVEFDSRKVRPGSLFVAFPGEHVDGHDYAAAAVQAGAVAVLGTREVDGVPMVLVADALTAMGPLARAVVDRLPELTVIGLTGSSGKTSTKDLVAQLVSRLGPTVAPPGSFNNELGHPYTALQADEQTRFLVLEKGARGPGHVRYLTRVVPPRIAVVLNVGVAHVGEFGSVEAIAQAKGELVEALPAAADGGVAVLNADDPRVRAMASRTTARVVLVGEAADAEVRATGVTLDDRGRASFLLVTPDGSVPVRLGLSGRHQVGNALAAAAVALEVGLPLADLATALGELRLVSTRRMDVFDRPDGVTVIDDSYNANPASMSAALRALAEFGRDRRTVAVLGYMAELGEFEQQGHDEVGRLAADLGVDRLFVVGDSAAPIHHGASAVGTWGGVSVLVTDQAEAVAAVRAQLRPGDVVLVKGSRYRTWEVVDALRADATTGTGNGTEGVDA from the coding sequence ATGATCGCCCTCACGCTGGCCGAGGTGGCCGCCGCGGTCGACGGGCGGCTGGTCGGTGCCGACCCCACGGCCCGGGTCACCGGTCCGGTCGAGTTCGACTCCCGCAAGGTCCGACCCGGCTCGCTGTTCGTCGCGTTCCCCGGCGAACACGTCGACGGCCACGACTACGCCGCCGCCGCCGTGCAGGCGGGTGCGGTCGCGGTGCTCGGCACCCGCGAGGTCGACGGGGTGCCGATGGTGCTGGTCGCCGACGCGCTCACCGCGATGGGGCCGCTGGCCCGCGCGGTGGTGGACCGGCTGCCCGAGCTGACCGTGATCGGGCTGACCGGCTCGTCCGGCAAGACCAGCACCAAGGACCTGGTGGCGCAGCTCGTCTCCCGGCTCGGCCCGACCGTGGCCCCGCCCGGCTCGTTCAACAACGAGCTGGGGCATCCGTACACCGCGTTGCAGGCCGACGAGCAGACCCGTTTCCTGGTGCTGGAGAAGGGCGCCCGGGGCCCCGGTCACGTGCGTTACCTGACCCGGGTGGTGCCGCCCCGGATCGCCGTGGTGCTCAACGTCGGGGTCGCCCACGTCGGCGAGTTCGGCTCGGTCGAGGCGATCGCGCAGGCAAAGGGCGAGCTGGTCGAGGCGTTGCCGGCCGCGGCCGACGGCGGGGTCGCGGTGCTCAACGCAGACGACCCACGCGTACGGGCGATGGCGTCGCGGACCACCGCCCGGGTGGTGCTGGTCGGGGAGGCCGCCGACGCCGAGGTACGCGCCACCGGGGTGACCCTGGACGACCGGGGCCGAGCGTCGTTCCTCCTGGTCACGCCGGACGGAAGCGTCCCGGTGCGGCTCGGGCTGTCCGGCCGCCACCAGGTCGGCAACGCGCTCGCGGCGGCTGCCGTGGCACTCGAGGTCGGGCTGCCACTGGCCGACCTGGCCACCGCGCTCGGTGAGCTGAGGCTGGTGTCGACCCGCCGGATGGACGTCTTCGACCGCCCCGACGGCGTGACGGTCATCGACGACTCGTACAACGCGAATCCCGCCTCGATGTCGGCCGCGCTGCGTGCGCTGGCCGAGTTCGGGCGGGACCGCAGGACCGTCGCGGTGCTCGGCTACATGGCCGAGCTCGGCGAGTTCGAGCAGCAGGGACATGATGAGGTCGGCCGGCTCGCGGCCGATCTGGGTGTCGACCGGCTCTTCGTGGTTGGTGACTCGGCGGCGCCGATCCACCACGGGGCGTCGGCGGTAGGTACTTGGGGAGGAGTGTCGGTGCTGGTGACCGATCAGGCGGAGGCGGTGGCCGCGGTACGGGCCCAACTACGCCCGGGCGACGTGGTCCTCGTGAAGGGCTCGCGCTACCGCACCTGGGAGGTGGTCGACGCGCTGCGCGCCGACGCCACGACGGGGACCGGGAACGGGACCGAAGGGGTTGACGCGTGA
- a CDS encoding peptidoglycan D,D-transpeptidase FtsI family protein, translating into MSPRSDEPRRDGSASRRGSSQAGSERDTGARGANRDATGRGTNRDATGRGAARGAAPEGEQGLGGISGARAYTPRGRTLRDAPELRRTPRSTRSADPFRPALQVLDGGRTGGGRTRRDAPEPTAGRGAGTGRPVPPRAARAADVAKPVPAPRRRTTTGAAGSPGRPGAAPRRAPRKPPPQPPRLADSRRRLRLGTLLALALFATIGIRLVVLQVAQTPAYAEDGVSGRLRPVILAAPRGAIYDRSGAVLAHSVEARFVYADPSMVTDPAGTADKLSPLLGIPRSTLMADLAKKKTPGGGVSQFQYLARGVEIGTAKKIMDLNLEGINTGQDERREVPGGDLAANLIGFIGEDMTGLEGIEARYDELLRGVPGKRVFEAGGGDLNSPIPGGYDKTTEPKPGSSLGLTIDRDLQYECQRMLSTSAREEKATVAAAVVIEVKTGAVLCQASHPTYSAADWKNSEPTDREDAATSFVVDPGSVHKAITFAAALQEGVIKPGDTITVNNTIRKGGKPFNDTHLLPAGVNQAQMSLPGILAYSSNVGTIKIADRLGPQKLYDYQRRFGLGEATGEGVPGEATGRVLPPDQWSASSYGSIPIGHSVDATPLQMAAAYAAIANNGTWIQPHLVKETIAPDGTRKPAPAPQTRQVISPENAAALREMLEAVVTVPDATGVKGAVPGYRVAGKTGTGLRVLNGSYAPGEVASFIGMAPADQPRYVVAVFAYTPGGGGGDVSAPVFKKIMNFTLTHYRVPQTVTKPPKFVVYPR; encoded by the coding sequence GTGTCGCCACGCTCCGATGAACCGCGCCGGGACGGGTCAGCGTCCCGGCGCGGTTCGTCCCAGGCCGGCTCGGAGCGCGACACCGGAGCACGCGGTGCCAACCGGGACGCCACCGGACGCGGCACCAACCGGGACGCCACCGGACGGGGTGCCGCCCGGGGCGCCGCCCCCGAGGGCGAGCAGGGCCTCGGCGGGATTTCCGGCGCGCGGGCGTACACCCCTCGGGGTCGTACCCTGCGGGACGCGCCCGAGCTTCGCCGTACGCCCAGGTCCACCCGCTCGGCGGACCCGTTCCGACCCGCGTTGCAGGTGCTCGACGGCGGCCGGACCGGTGGCGGACGGACCCGGCGCGATGCCCCCGAGCCCACCGCCGGGCGCGGTGCCGGCACCGGGCGGCCGGTGCCGCCACGTGCCGCCCGCGCCGCCGACGTCGCCAAGCCGGTCCCCGCGCCCCGGCGCCGCACCACCACCGGCGCGGCCGGCAGTCCCGGCCGCCCCGGCGCCGCCCCGCGTCGAGCCCCGCGCAAGCCGCCGCCCCAACCGCCCCGGCTGGCCGACTCGCGCCGCCGGCTCCGGCTGGGCACCCTGCTCGCGCTCGCGCTCTTCGCCACCATCGGCATCCGGCTCGTCGTCCTGCAGGTCGCGCAGACCCCCGCGTACGCCGAGGACGGCGTCTCCGGGCGGCTCCGGCCGGTGATCCTCGCCGCCCCCCGGGGCGCGATCTACGACCGCTCCGGCGCGGTGCTGGCACACAGCGTCGAGGCCCGCTTCGTCTACGCCGACCCGAGCATGGTGACGGACCCGGCCGGCACCGCCGACAAGCTGTCGCCGCTGCTCGGCATCCCGCGCTCCACCCTGATGGCGGACCTGGCCAAGAAGAAGACCCCGGGGGGCGGTGTCTCCCAGTTCCAGTACCTGGCCCGGGGGGTCGAGATCGGCACCGCCAAGAAGATCATGGACCTCAACCTGGAGGGCATCAACACCGGCCAGGACGAGCGGCGGGAGGTGCCCGGCGGGGACCTGGCGGCCAACCTGATCGGCTTCATCGGCGAGGACATGACCGGGCTGGAGGGGATCGAGGCCCGGTACGACGAACTGCTGCGCGGGGTCCCCGGCAAGCGGGTCTTCGAAGCCGGTGGGGGCGACCTGAACAGTCCCATCCCCGGCGGCTACGACAAGACAACCGAGCCGAAGCCGGGCAGCTCGCTGGGGCTGACCATCGACCGCGACCTCCAGTACGAGTGCCAGCGGATGCTCAGCACGTCCGCCCGGGAGGAGAAGGCCACCGTCGCCGCCGCCGTGGTGATCGAGGTCAAGACCGGTGCGGTCCTCTGTCAGGCCAGCCACCCCACCTACAGCGCGGCCGACTGGAAGAACAGCGAGCCGACCGACCGGGAGGACGCGGCGACCAGCTTCGTCGTCGACCCCGGCTCGGTACACAAGGCGATCACCTTCGCGGCGGCGCTGCAGGAGGGCGTGATCAAGCCCGGTGACACCATCACGGTCAACAACACCATCAGGAAGGGCGGCAAGCCCTTCAACGACACCCACCTGCTGCCGGCCGGCGTCAACCAGGCCCAGATGAGCCTGCCCGGCATCCTGGCCTACTCGTCCAACGTCGGCACGATCAAGATCGCGGACCGGTTGGGCCCGCAGAAGCTCTACGACTACCAGCGCAGGTTCGGGCTGGGCGAGGCGACCGGCGAGGGGGTGCCGGGCGAGGCCACCGGCCGGGTGCTCCCGCCGGACCAGTGGAGCGCCAGCTCGTACGGGTCGATCCCGATCGGGCACAGCGTCGACGCCACGCCGTTGCAGATGGCCGCCGCGTACGCCGCGATCGCCAACAACGGCACCTGGATCCAGCCGCACCTGGTCAAGGAGACCATCGCGCCCGACGGCACCCGCAAGCCGGCCCCCGCACCGCAGACCCGGCAGGTGATCAGCCCGGAGAACGCGGCCGCGTTGCGGGAGATGCTGGAGGCGGTGGTGACCGTGCCGGACGCCACCGGAGTCAAGGGCGCGGTCCCCGGTTACCGGGTGGCAGGCAAGACCGGCACCGGCTTGCGGGTGCTCAACGGCTCGTACGCCCCCGGCGAGGTCGCCTCGTTCATCGGCATGGCCCCGGCGGACCAGCCCCGGTACGTCGTCGCGGTCTTCGCGTACACCCCGGGTGGTGGCGGCGGTGACGTCTCCGCCCCGGTGTTCAAGAAGATCATGAACTTCACGCTGACCCACTACCGGGTGCCCCAAACGGTGACGAAGCCGCCGAAGTTTGTTGTCTATCCCCGCTGA